A genomic region of Elusimicrobiota bacterium contains the following coding sequences:
- a CDS encoding DUF882 domain-containing protein, giving the protein MKPIQLRQKTLSALIVLVFSPVVMFARTLPALSEELPINSHDIIRFLNNSSSLASVPAPTPVPAAAGEQPSDYDFDENGDDQDDPSNKPPVRLDGDGHLTIFNNKTSETLSVQYRDSAGNYIPEAAERVRHFFRCRLTEEEHDIAPGLLEILDSLQHKFGNRTITLLSGYRSPELNAALSRKNPGVSKHSLHMSGMAADINIQGVRLTDLRDAARALQARNTGGVGYYPGNGFVHVDTGRVRSWTGKARVVSHKRTKHLHRHSTAGRRTRRAK; this is encoded by the coding sequence ATGAAACCCATACAACTGCGGCAGAAAACTTTATCCGCGCTCATAGTCCTGGTTTTCTCGCCGGTTGTCATGTTTGCCCGGACATTGCCGGCGCTGTCGGAGGAATTGCCTATAAACAGCCACGACATCATAAGGTTTCTGAATAATTCCAGTTCCCTGGCGTCTGTTCCTGCTCCAACGCCGGTTCCCGCAGCCGCCGGGGAACAGCCCTCTGATTATGATTTTGACGAAAACGGAGACGATCAGGATGATCCCTCAAATAAGCCTCCTGTCAGACTTGACGGCGACGGTCACTTAACCATTTTTAATAATAAAACCTCTGAAACTCTTTCGGTCCAATACCGGGACAGCGCCGGGAACTATATTCCGGAAGCGGCCGAACGCGTCAGGCATTTCTTCCGCTGCCGCCTTACGGAAGAGGAACACGATATTGCTCCGGGCCTGCTGGAAATCCTGGACTCCTTACAGCACAAATTCGGCAACAGAACTATCACGCTTCTTTCAGGCTACCGCAGTCCGGAACTGAACGCCGCGCTGAGCCGCAAAAATCCGGGCGTTTCAAAACACAGCTTACATATGTCAGGCATGGCCGCCGACATTAATATCCAGGGAGTAAGGCTGACGGATTTAAGAGACGCCGCGCGCGCGCTTCAAGCCCGGAATACCGGAGGAGTCGGTTACTATCCCGGCAATGGGTTTGTGCATGTCGACACCGGAAGAGTGCGGAGCTGGACCGGCAAAGCCCGGGTCGTAAGTCATAAAAGGACAAAACATTTACACCGCCATTCAACAGCCGGCAGAAGGACCCGCCGCGCAAAATAA
- a CDS encoding DUF2252 family protein yields the protein MKRLSPIFAATTLACVSLSGIALGAPPADLDRHIRGLQRTQWFMDEAGAEPLPELSSAQAVPMAGLERSYAKHAEAQNLTDVPYSFDQAKLDAANDSFHFLRSYVDYFYLLIKANRGSLRAVSAVDNVPGWCVGDAHPENFGVLIQNDGSSVFTMNDMDDSGPCPVVLDLYRLMVSSRLYSGKTKLDKLLQAYAAGLRGQTYTVPAPVTDMINKSQKKGITPDPKKIDGGKILRDSNMRDVDAGELAQIKAALASLGGGLSPVAKLLDAVATSKIGGGSGGLLRYEVLLDNGGALLQLEFKEEPTPSIYPVAAAQIPETTQRIPTTILMEQGSGASSLYSVAAVSGKAMLIRPRFDGNVAMSLDKQTEQDNKDIIRYEAYVLGRIHARSLQKTDALARLLQVISGSAWEDDVTLMTRHFDLKFYQLK from the coding sequence ATGAAAAGATTATCACCGATATTCGCGGCGACAACATTGGCATGCGTAAGCCTCAGCGGGATCGCGCTGGGCGCGCCGCCCGCTGATCTTGACCGGCACATTCGCGGCCTTCAGCGAACACAGTGGTTTATGGACGAGGCGGGAGCGGAGCCGTTGCCGGAACTTTCTTCCGCGCAGGCTGTTCCTATGGCGGGCCTTGAACGGAGCTATGCAAAGCATGCTGAGGCGCAAAACTTGACGGATGTTCCCTATAGTTTTGATCAGGCCAAGCTTGATGCGGCAAACGACTCTTTTCACTTTCTGCGGTCCTATGTGGATTATTTCTATCTACTGATAAAAGCCAACCGCGGTTCTTTGCGGGCGGTAAGCGCGGTTGATAATGTGCCCGGCTGGTGCGTGGGCGACGCTCATCCGGAAAACTTCGGCGTTTTGATACAAAACGACGGAAGCTCTGTTTTTACGATGAACGACATGGATGATTCCGGCCCCTGCCCCGTAGTCCTGGATCTTTATCGGCTTATGGTGAGTTCGCGGCTCTACAGCGGAAAGACCAAACTGGACAAATTGCTTCAGGCTTATGCGGCTGGTTTACGGGGACAAACCTATACCGTTCCCGCCCCCGTTACGGATATGATAAATAAAAGCCAAAAAAAGGGGATAACTCCCGACCCCAAAAAGATCGACGGCGGCAAGATACTCCGCGATAGCAACATGCGTGATGTCGATGCCGGGGAGCTCGCGCAGATCAAGGCCGCCTTAGCCTCTCTGGGCGGGGGCCTGTCGCCGGTGGCGAAACTGCTCGACGCGGTCGCAACAAGCAAGATAGGCGGAGGCTCCGGCGGGCTTCTTCGATACGAAGTCCTTTTGGACAATGGCGGCGCGCTTCTGCAGCTGGAGTTCAAAGAGGAACCAACGCCGTCGATCTATCCGGTCGCCGCGGCGCAGATCCCCGAAACCACACAGAGAATCCCAACGACTATTTTAATGGAACAGGGCTCCGGAGCTTCCTCTTTATATAGCGTCGCGGCAGTGTCCGGAAAGGCTATGCTTATACGCCCCCGTTTTGATGGTAATGTCGCAATGAGTCTTGACAAACAGACCGAGCAGGACAATAAGGATATCATCCGTTACGAGGCTTATGTTCTGGGCAGAATTCACGCCCGCTCGCTTCAGAAGACGGACGCTTTGGCCCGCCTCCTACAGGTTATTTCCGGTTCCGCCTGGGAGGATGATGTGACTTTGATGACCCGGCATTTTGACTTGAAGTTTTACCAGTTGAAATAA
- a CDS encoding serine protease — protein MKRTLKAILAMAIISPLLSTPALAVDKGIYGRDDRIELFDASPETRRLADSVVSLWQSVDIHYNSADKTFSLETTNFGDDLNLCPGERFREQPRGPGLCSGSLVGGDLIMTAGHCVKDQSACNVLKIVFGFAFKKISLAGDPSEIGVKDVYSCKKIIAHSTGDEPDYALIQLDRKVAGHKPLVINRSHNLIAGDKVMVMGHPKSLPLKIAAGGTVRVVSPLDYFVTDLDTFAGNSGSPVINAATGLIEGILIGGDNDFIQTLSGCATVATYPQNGGGGEFATAVSALESFIPKPAKGNKSMEISFRDVKTPIGTPSAQHDLSRYFAAGFQ, from the coding sequence ATGAAAAGAACACTGAAAGCGATACTTGCCATGGCAATAATCTCCCCGCTATTATCCACCCCGGCTTTAGCGGTAGACAAAGGCATTTACGGCAGAGACGACCGCATAGAACTGTTTGACGCTTCACCTGAAACTCGCAGACTCGCTGACTCAGTGGTTTCCTTATGGCAGTCGGTGGATATTCATTACAACTCCGCCGATAAGACATTCTCCCTTGAAACCACTAACTTCGGCGACGATTTAAACCTCTGCCCCGGAGAAAGATTTAGGGAGCAGCCGAGGGGTCCGGGTTTGTGTTCCGGTTCCCTGGTGGGCGGCGATTTGATCATGACCGCAGGCCACTGCGTGAAAGACCAGTCAGCGTGCAACGTCCTGAAGATAGTCTTCGGTTTCGCGTTTAAAAAAATTAGCCTTGCAGGCGACCCAAGTGAGATAGGAGTGAAAGATGTCTACTCGTGCAAAAAGATAATCGCGCACTCTACCGGAGACGAGCCCGATTACGCGCTCATCCAACTTGACCGGAAAGTTGCCGGGCACAAGCCTCTGGTTATAAACAGAAGCCATAACCTTATAGCAGGCGACAAAGTGATGGTCATGGGCCACCCAAAAAGCCTGCCGCTTAAAATAGCCGCCGGCGGCACGGTCAGGGTCGTTTCTCCGTTAGACTATTTTGTCACGGACCTGGACACTTTCGCCGGTAATTCCGGCTCGCCTGTCATCAATGCGGCGACCGGGCTTATAGAAGGTATACTGATCGGCGGCGACAATGACTTCATACAGACCCTTTCCGGCTGCGCGACCGTGGCCACCTACCCCCAAAACGGCGGCGGCGGCGAGTTCGCGACCGCAGTCTCCGCCCTCGAATCTTTCATACCGAAGCCGGCTAAGGGAAATAAATCCATGGAGATCTCTTTCCGGGATGTGAAAACGCCTATCGGGACCCCGTCAGCGCAGCATGATCTCAGCCGCTATTTCGCCGCCGGCTTTCAGTGA